The following is a genomic window from Episyrphus balteatus chromosome 1, idEpiBalt1.1, whole genome shotgun sequence.
TTTTTGTGTATTAGGTAATATTTAATAGGGTATTTAGTTTACCTATAGAAAGTTTGTAAATTGTTGCTGGGGAAATAAAAGTAAATCTCttcattgcctaataataaaagcatttattttaaagaaattaggGTATGTCccatttattttagtttttgagatttgtaacaaacattttaaattttgtttattaatttaacttCTCTCTATGCCGTTTTTATAATATTGTACAATTGTACATAGTTTTAAAATGAGAGAAGCATATTGCCTAACTGATTTTTAATTGTGATTGATATAACTTTAAACCTAAACAaagatttaaatattattacttATTGGTAATTTATATATACATAATTGTAGAATCAACTTTAAGCTTGTTTGAAATAATTATAAGATCTAAAAAACATTGataaactttaaacttttaatcGTTGGTGGCAATCACCTTATCTTGATTaggctttgaatataataattCATTACATAAACAACATAAAACTCACTACGTACTTACATTCGATTTCAATAGTAATAAGCGAGTTTGTCCTTTGAATCGAAGAGATGTTAACATAAATAATACTAACAAAAATGTTGGCTTACATAAAATTGTTGAATATATGAAGAtattaaatgatttaaaaaacgTTGACAATTAAACCcaacattttcttttaatttataaatatgtaTAGAGTTAAATTAAGATTTTAGATAAATATTGCTTAAACCATCGTAAACTGTTCTTTTATTAAGAACATTTTCGTTATTCTACTATTCTATTCGTTATTCTAAACTTTTCCAAAGAACGCAGCTTTAATGTTAATTGTTGATTTGTGTGAGCTTCGCTCAGATCTCTGCCTAGCAATTCTGTTCTTTAGACTTTGTTTTGTAACAAAGTGTTATGCACCGAATTCGACCAAGATTATTTTTCGGTCATCCttggaaaacaaaacaaaatatatataaaaataattctatgAAAAAACTTCCTTACCTAAACATTCATGTTTTTCAATTTggaatattttgcttttttcttttgctaacggaattttttcgaaaagatTTCATTTCCAAATTCTACTctcattaaaaatgatttttttaatatcgttcagtttttttttgagaaaaatggtGATCAGAAACGGTGGCTACTTGACTTGAATCTCAAAcgaactttatttaatttttatatgaacATTTCAAAAGTTAAACATTAATtgcaatataagaaaaaaatagaagtaCCTAATTAGAGTGGACTAAGTCAAAAAGCATTATACGGaactaaaataacaaattttgaaacCTGGCTATCAACGCTAATCAGGGTAATTGAAAGTGTTAAGCGCAGTTTTCAATTCtgcatgaaaataaaatattcaaagaatATAATTGCGTCCTTTCTGCAACATTTTTCGAACTAAATGTCTTCAGTTTACCATAAACAACACGTTAATGATGGGCCCTATCGCAAATCTCCagggaaattttgaaattttattttcgcaTTCAGATCTACAAACTatactttaaatttcatgtgttttttttttttttaatttttatacaatcagatacaattttttaaatttaaactatcAAATTTTATgtgcgacccagttgtgcatttgtttttgtttttaatttgtttaaaagttatttatttattaattcggCAATCTACTAATTACCTCTGATTTTGGTTTGGTTAATTTTGCACAAGTATAACCTTCGCACAAAAATTAAACCAAACTTAGCAACGAACAGTAATATTAACAACCGGGCTActattttctattaaaatgtGGGTTATACCAAATTCTATAAAATTGTAGTTTTATCGATAAGATAGTAtagctttttcttttaaataaaactaatataCGTTACGTATGCTCACAATTTAGTTTCCATCATGACTCTATGACACATAATAAACTTTGCAATAATCATAATATCAAAGTCCAAAATGATTAAAATCGAATTGGATTACTAATAGGTTTgctacaataacaaaaagaccCCCTAGCTGGACATACAATAAATCTTTCTCAtgtttgtttgaatattttgtCATACACACAATTCAAATTATGCTTAAGTGATTTCAATTTATACATAAAAACGAATCTACTGACCAAATACAGACTGGGCTGCATGCTAGTTAGTATGTATCAAGAAGAgttaatcaaaaattaaaaaattaataccaaaacaATAACGACACACCTAAAATACATGCCAAATCAATCATAGTTCAAAGTGCATGCTCAGTGAATTAAGTTacctaaaacaataaaataaataaaaaaaaaacaaagatattcaATAATACACTGCGCCCACTGCAAATGCTTCTTTCTAatcaatttcaaatattttcattatcaacccaccaacaacaaaaaagagaaaattgaaaaataaaaaaaaaacgttatttaacaaaattcttTCACAGTGTCAACAAAATTCCACAAATCCAAACCGTTAAGTTacacacctttttttttgtttttttgtttctctctcAAAGAAGAAAGAGATTTCCCTTCCATTGACTTTCTGTAAgaaattaacacaaaaataaaagaaagaaattcaaaaaattttgattttctatttgattatcaaataaaataaattttattttcactttttgtttttttatttaataaattttagatttttattttttttttgtattttatacatTTATCCACCATCatcattatttgttttatattttaatgtatttttttttgtttaactatttTAAGAGCTCTCTACCTAACTACAAggtatcaaaattttcattcacaTTTTATAtacaacggttttttttttttaaattttaattatatttttttttttaaattttttcccgcccattcaaaaaaattataacaatttatattttttattttaatttaataataattaaacttTGCACCGTGCATTTTGtgtgtaaattaaattttaaaataaattattgtcaAGAGAATTAAgatcttctttaaaataaataaagaaaatgattttttttgtaataattaattaattaataataaataatcacCCTCATTAACATAACACATCGTAAACCGGAATTCTGTTAAAAATCTCAGAGATTTTCATTTaccatattattatttaaatttatttaaagttgaCATTCATAACTGAATTCCGATTACAATGAATTTTCTCTAATtcggatagaaaaaaaaaaaagataattaaaagcGGCAGTCCCCACTTAGTGGACTCCATTAGAGATTGTTGGTACTCGTTCGTACGTCCTTCGATGTAATTCATCGACTTCCTTGAGGTAATAAGTTCCAGGGAAGAGTACAGCCACACTCCCAGTTGGTGTATAAGGAGCAGCATGATTATTCTTCTCACGAATCTCCATCAACTGTGAGAATTCCTCCGGTGAGAGTTTCTCTCGAGAATTCAACATTGGCAGGACATAGTCCAATTTTGAAACGAATTTCTTAAAACAATCAGCATCTTTGGTAACTGAAATTGAGTACATCGATGCAGCTAAACCAGATCCATATGAAAACAGACCAATACGAGTTCCAACTAAACTATCTGGTTGCTCACTGACCAGCAGTGATACTAGACCTGAATACACCGATGGTGTGTACATATTACCAACTTGACTGGCAAGCAGGAgagattttttagttttcttttcaaaaacatcAGCAAATTGTGTCATAAAGGTCTTCTCCACATCACGATCGAAATAGGTTGAAGCGAGTGTAGAATTTGAGAATTTATCCAATCCCGGATAAAGAGTTGATCGTTTATCCTCAGGTGTAAGTAGATAGTCATTGAAAACGACTCTGGCGACTGATTTTTGAACCAATTTGCAAAACGGTGTGTGAAATAGTAGAGCATCAAAGTTCTCCAAACCCACTTTAGCTGTGTCAGGATACTTTGCTTGGAATTTCTTACGATACAGTTGATAACAGGTGTCCAGAGCTGACAAATAGCACTGAATCGATAGTTTACCATCCACAGTTGGATATTCCGAACTCAAATCAGGTTTATAAAAGTCATAGGCATGTTCCATATGGGTAGCTCTCAAACCCCTATCGAAAACTAAAGGAGCATTTGGTCCAATAAGCATGGCAATAGCTCCAGCACCTCCTGTTGGTCGTGCAGCTCCTTTAGCATATACAGCAATATCTGCACAAACTGCTAGAGCAAGTCTACCATCCCAACTAGATGATTCTATCCAATTGACAGAGTTAAAGAGAGCTGCAGTTCCTCCATAACACGCATTCGTGGTATCAATTCCTTCGATATCTGTAGCTCCATGATCGGCAAACAATTGCATCAGAACCGACTTGACTGATTTGGATTTATCAATAATAGTCTCAGTTCCAACTTCCAAACGACCAATCTCACTTGGTTTGATATGATGTTTCTCTAGAATCCGACTGACAACAGTCAAACAAAGAGAATTAACATCTTCTCGATCCGAACAGAATCCCATTTTGCTCTGTCCCAGACCGATAGTGTATTTGCCAGCTGATGCTCCATCAAATGTTTCCAATTCAGTTTGGTCGACATATTGTGAGGGAAATATCACCTCAATGGCAAGGATTCCAACATTTTCTGgccacattttttcaaatatttctcAACAAAAAGGCACGCAACGAGAAGGTAACAAAGTTGTCTggcaacaaaatttttgttaaacaagATGAAGCAAAATAACTTTCACCTTTTTTGTTGTGACTTGGATTTCGTAGCAAGAGCCAGTAAAGGGTTATATATTATtgagaaatgaaaaagaagaagaaacttTCTCTCTTCTTATGCCAGCAGTTATCAGAGTAGTTAGTTATTCCCTCTGTCCAGTTTTGTGTGTTGCTTCTTTTACCTCGTTAACTAGGTCGTCTATAGTTTATGGTTACAAAAGTCGTTTCACTTTTCTGTGTCTGCAGCCAAAATCAAatataaagaagaagaagaagaaaaaaaaactgatttattgaTGTCGATGAGGAGAAGAAGGAAGAACGATTAAGTAATAgttttttgggattttctttttgttggttAGCACTTCTTAAGGAATTCCTagaattaggaaaaatttgccaagtaaAGTCTaggtttttatttgcttttcgaGTTCCgccgaaataagaaaaaatatagaaattaaatcaaataaaagaacTTGAATCTAGGGGAATAGTATAAAAAAAGTGGTGGTGGCGGTTgacaacgacgacaacgacaacgtGACCGAATTGGATTGATTCATGCAAACGACTGgcatgaaataaaattcaatactaaatttaacacaaaaaattgaattagttTAAAGCAGCGAGTGAGACTGCAAGTCGTGTCGTCGTGTTGTCGgaagcacacaaaaaaaaaatgaaataaagaaaaaaaaaaaaagactatcAGAAATAAAGAGACCCAAGCAGATGGAGAGCCAGAGAAGCATATAGCACGAGTTAGCAGAGCTCTAAAGCTACTCACCTGTTTCCAATATATTTGATTTGGTATTGGTTTCGTTTTTTTGTAGTTGGTTGTCTCTCAGCTTGTTTGTCGTTGGAATTTCATGATAAGATTGAAGATTTCTAACATCAAACAGAGAGACGACACACGGGAATAAGGTTATATTTTGTGAATGGAACTTTGGACCAGTTGTAGGCTCTCTTTGACGAATATGCGGCTGATATATCGGATGATTCCGATGATGATTCACTTGGCTTGGGCAGGCTGTGTcgtcttcttttcttttttatggtgacagttagaaaaaaaagaaagaaaaaaaaaatcatttgcgTGAGCCACCCAGATGGTTGGATAAAATAATGTGTTAGAGGGAGAAAGGTAGATAGAATTGTTGACAGCAAATGGGATGGTTTTGgcgttttgttttgtgtttgacgtttattggaatttttgttGTCTATTAAGGTTTGAGGGCAACTGAGTTAAAAGACAGTTATACTAAAACTGTTGGTTGGTGTCAAGGAATGGTTTGAATCGAAAATAAATATGGAAACGGAAATTGGTTTTTTATAGTGACGgttatttttgaattgtttgaaatgTGTAGATGGGTGCTTTAAATTATgggttttttttatcattaaaatatgtacaaattttaaaataatattaccttacctacataataggggtattcacgtaaacgcggaaaacccgtagaaaccgtagaaactgtagaattttctatcggtagaaatgagctgtcaaaatttgtatgggaaaaatattccgcaaatcatagaattttatctcacaaatttgaagcagaaaccgtagaaaaaaaatcagataaactttgggtgtgttcaatcacatatcggataggctatctgggatccccgtatctggaatatcattttgaacgcgatttatgtcttattattcagataaccacaaataaattatgttaatattgaaaagagaatattgttttatttgagcaaaatacatttttttaattgttgtatagtatttgcaaaattagcttgactcattttttttaattaaacaagttcaatttgacgtttaacaaacagctgtttgtttcccttgtttacgcaattattttcttctggggtgttcatttaaaccttttgcggaattttctattttctgcaaagtagaaaattatctcgttacgtgaatacccttaaTAATGTAGTTTGTTGAAtcgttgaaattttcaaattttcatttcagtactttttcttgagatctatctcaagaaaatgagatagatctcaagaaaatgtactaaaaagtgAAATAGGAGCTTTTgctcatttttattgcatacgACCCAAAGTGTTAAGaaaacttatgtcgttttcttttactccaatgagagtacccttttggtacttatttttgcacttttgaaggttttgtgttctttgacgccacaaaagtgtactacggagtaccccggatttactccacatttttagtcagatttacaccgatttgcacacacacttatgaatttgaagtttgacattttaaaattttgtttgtaaagtgaaaaatgcgaaagtttttttttcaaactcttttgttattaaaaaaaaaacaaccattatgaatataatATTCTCTattgtattatattccgccagatatatttcttctatttttttcgttaattcttcactttttccaaaatgaaattgaaaaccgaataaaaaaaatttttagccagtgttcttcatcaataacaaaaaaatcctgtgccatatagcaaaaaaagagtgtgtgtacacatgtacactcgactgaagttatacttctcattcagtatacatatataaatgaatttcatttgatttttttaatttctattattaaattaattaatccacacttcgttttttacatttttatcaagtgaacaataaattaattctttcatcctccttgcgtccatgtagttttcaatttaatctgtgaactttactcatgttgtgcggttcagaacgtactatatatggttaacgaaagtaaatgattgcgcataaaatgtgcgatatggtaattttatgagaattgtgtgtgcttcagcactagtagtagcaatatggaacttgcagggttgctacaaagctcaaaagtgagctgagctcagctcgcagctcagctcaaattttgagctagctcacttttgagatatgtaccatagctcagctcatttgagctgagctgaaagtgagctgagctgatggttgagctgagctgttgggtgagctaaggtaaagtgagctgagctgagctgtgatgggtgagagaatacattgatttttatttggaaagtataatgaaatttgaagatattttaaacttttataaaacaccatagcttaagttgtttgtttctagttattaatggaattattttaacacatagatatttttataaataagacagataatttttcttgatcttttctcttggtgtttttgatagtaaatatatttctattttttttagtaaaatatttctttttttatcataaaaaaaaaattccggtacaatccggtttttcgacttttttcaaaattccgagaaaatcgcgtttgaaagttggggtaaatttttttttcgaaaaatccccgaatctttaaacgctccttgaagctaaaccgcttgagagtaatttttgggagtgatgccaaatgatagcttgtgtcatgggcctacgctttgcacattgtcagatttttaaaaaatcgccttccatgttaaaccgccacatcatgcctattttttcagaatcgtgcctattttttttttttactttttttttacttgccacacgcaacttgccacatgcagcttgccacatgcaacttgccacacgcaacttgccacatacaacttgccacatgcaacttgcaacatgtaacttgccacatacaacttgccacatgaaacatataacttgcaacgtgttgtgtgttttatgtttgccgtactgcggcgtactgcattttaaaatactaaagtactgcctactctaaaggtgaaacgacagccctgctacccagggtgatcgcgtcataatccctttgacattcttgtcaaaaagtaaattttcatacccaccctcccataagaagtataacttcaaaaaatccctttttttctgcgttgatgggatatttttgttttacaattatcaaactaagggtgtgtgtcaattaggctgaaaaccCCGATCAGAAgcgtaatgaaaaatataccaaaagtaaaactaagtgcgcttctacacgaagacgcaaagcgcgagacgcacataagaggaagggagaaataaagttcgaaaaaaagggaaggaagattttctcCCGTGAGTCTCAGGTACAAaattttgtgactctttttgtcatttctctttgatcttgttctttttttttgctgttctgatTTACTTTATTTCGTCGGTCGCGTAGTCTTcttcgtcggttgtgtattatttgcgtgtatagttaagtttttaatttattcaaaagttttcgttgcacatagaccccactggagttgtttttttttttttgtacattttggtgttttttttttagaattaaaatacatagtctgcttctacaggaagacgtagacgcacaagatgcacataagagcaaaggagaaatcaatctttctctctcccttgttctttatgtgcatcttgtgcgtctacgtctttcTGTAGAAGTcatcatacgaaaacaagaacaaaatataaccaaagaaaatagctgtcaaatttgcgtcttcaaaaaaatactacgtgtagaagcgcgcgacgcaccgaaacgaaaatcaaaaggaaattcgaagataatttctgcgccttgcgtcttcgtatagaagcagacttatcaacgaacgcttattatgcttcatatgttattaatattaattttttttttttcaattcataaaatttttccttaggcctgttatcactatttttttcatggaaattttccatttttgccttctcacacacacaattacaaaaaaaaaattactctcattatgttctttcactccagatAACGATTTTcggaaaggtggccggaaactggagacggccgaaaataggcaactctaccctactccttaatagagtgaaagaaaacgacattaatgatagaaaaaatagttaaaactaGATTTCTTGAAAACTCTCGTCTAAAATCGGGTTGAGTTCTAATAAACTTATCAATTTCTGCAAACTAATGTTCTTGGAGATCACTGATTTCTCCTCGCCcgtcgaagtttttttttttgtctatgcTAACGCTTTCAAAGCGGACACGACGGACGACTTTGTTtcatttatttgatttcaaactttttcatcTTATAATAGTTAAGAAAATGTCATGGGCTTTCATGGGAAATTTTGTAATTCAActcaaggtaaaaaaaaaattgattcaaaaagATATTTCCGAAAATCTTTGATTTTACTACATAACTACAagcttcaataaaatttaatcgtTGAACAATGTACGTTTTTAGATTTTAACACCAAATCAAAGctctaaaaatttgtataaaaaaattgtctttgattttaaaaacaaacaaattttgattacCTTTATCAGTCAAGTCCTTCGatcgattttaaaatttctttcggCTTTTGAAGCTTCCAATATTTCCTAATCCACTAAATAAATTTGTCTTGGTTTTTGGGCACAAGTGAAATATTTGCAACGActttaaaaagttgaattttttccaattcctataagtaaaaataaaatgcacgacttgattgcatgaacttgctcttagaattcaaattactaattttttttaagaattttaagacaaatttcttaaatgtgtagatatgaaaaaaataataggtaaaagaaacgtaaaattctttcttcaaagaaaaaaaaaaacaacatttagcTAATATGAAACCAAGCTTCAAAAAAGTATTCTTGTAGGACTAGGGGTCGTATcaccgcacacgattacgatcatacatacgttaacgtttttactatatctctctctatttaatcaaaacaaaaagatagagacacatagcaaccatacgataacgaacgtatgccgtagttcgaccccaggttTTCGTCCTTGATGTTTGTGGGTGTGACTACACACAATTGTGTAGTATCAGTTctcaaattacactggtctgcaaaatttaactttttttttctccttcaaataatttttgatattatgaaagattagaaaaattctatcaggtaccatttttgtaaaaatgatttttgaaaaatgcgagtagtttctaaaaaaatcacccttttagattcatttgaacttgtataaaattaaaactatttgtggCATTGATCTCAAATTTAgaggacttattcttcataatatgacctatcgattaacaccaaatatgttctttaacattcatgtttactcatttttttaaatactgattgacaaaaaagcagacatttcgaaatccttcactttttagtaaatcctacatgaacaaaagcaccttaattaaggaaaatgtaaaatatcaatgcccattatattttaaaagtcaaatatgtaaagaaaaccaaaataaaatacattaaacaaaattttgacgtgttttgtaattttatatatactatttttctatttagaaatatcttatttgtaataaaccattcgataaactgcctttcaaagcttcaaatttgtttctcctagaaacaatagtacttttttcttatagtttttgatgtgctgagttagaatccgaagtcaataaaattatatcacgtcaggatttaaagatattcgcattaaagtatcacaaaatcaagttttttttagaaaatctaaaaaaaaactactatatgtCAAAAACAAGAGCTgactgaaattttttgagttcggattcaaaatcagcacactaaagtccattagaaaagtatacttttgttctagggagaaagatatattaatctttagagatcagtttctttatggtaagatatgccaaacctactaaacttacttaaattaagatatctcggagaagaaaagagatattgagaagattgaaattgaat
Proteins encoded in this region:
- the LOC129905955 gene encoding hydroxymethylglutaryl-CoA synthase 1; its protein translation is MWPENVGILAIEVIFPSQYVDQTELETFDGASAGKYTIGLGQSKMGFCSDREDVNSLCLTVVSRILEKHHIKPSEIGRLEVGTETIIDKSKSVKSVLMQLFADHGATDIEGIDTTNACYGGTAALFNSVNWIESSSWDGRLALAVCADIAVYAKGAARPTGGAGAIAMLIGPNAPLVFDRGLRATHMEHAYDFYKPDLSSEYPTVDGKLSIQCYLSALDTCYQLYRKKFQAKYPDTAKVGLENFDALLFHTPFCKLVQKSVARVVFNDYLLTPEDKRSTLYPGLDKFSNSTLASTYFDRDVEKTFMTQFADVFEKKTKKSLLLASQVGNMYTPSVYSGLVSLLVSEQPDSLVGTRIGLFSYGSGLAASMYSISVTKDADCFKKFVSKLDYVLPMLNSREKLSPEEFSQLMEIREKNNHAAPYTPTGSVAVLFPGTYYLKEVDELHRRTYERVPTISNGVH